The Trichocoleus sp. FACHB-46 genome has a segment encoding these proteins:
- a CDS encoding cysteine hydrolase family protein: protein MNHPSLRSLGVPPNAWYVDAAIADLTRPPLDPQLITLATETKTLRLDLAKAAILVIDMQNDFCHPDGWLASIGVDVSPARQPIAPLQGLLPVLRNAQVPVIWLNWGNRPDLMNISPATRHVYNPTGDGVGLGDRLPNGAPVLRKDSWAAAVVDELELKPEDIAVDKYRMSGFWDTPLDSILRNLSRTTLFFTGVNADQCVMATLQDANFLGYDCILLQDCTATTSPEFCWQATLYNVKQCFGFVSNSHALIDGIKTISPTSN, encoded by the coding sequence ATGAATCATCCCTCGTTGCGATCGCTCGGAGTCCCACCCAATGCTTGGTACGTAGACGCTGCGATCGCCGATCTCACCCGTCCACCCCTTGATCCCCAACTCATTACACTAGCCACCGAAACCAAAACTTTACGGCTAGACCTGGCTAAAGCGGCGATCTTGGTGATCGACATGCAAAATGACTTTTGTCATCCAGACGGTTGGCTGGCCTCCATTGGGGTAGACGTTAGCCCAGCCCGTCAGCCGATCGCACCTTTGCAAGGGTTGTTGCCTGTGCTCCGCAATGCTCAGGTTCCAGTCATTTGGCTCAACTGGGGCAATCGACCTGACTTGATGAACATCAGTCCTGCGACTCGACACGTCTATAACCCTACGGGTGACGGGGTGGGATTGGGCGATCGCCTGCCAAATGGTGCCCCAGTGCTGAGAAAAGATAGTTGGGCGGCAGCAGTCGTTGATGAACTAGAACTCAAGCCAGAAGATATTGCCGTTGATAAGTACCGCATGAGTGGCTTTTGGGATACCCCGCTCGATAGTATCTTGCGAAACTTGAGTCGAACTACTCTATTTTTTACTGGCGTCAATGCTGACCAATGTGTCATGGCAACGCTGCAAGATGCCAACTTCCTCGGCTACGATTGCATCTTGCTGCAAGACTGTACCGCGACTACCTCTCCAGAATTTTGCTGGCAAGCCACACTCTATAACGTCAAGCAGTGCTTTGGTTTTGTCAGTAATTCCCATGCCCTGATTGATGGCATTAAAACCATTAGCCCTACCAGCAACTAG
- a CDS encoding amidohydrolase family protein — protein MSFTIQNVLIPVDQAYETVDVQINAGQIAAVGSQLEVVGTAVDGQNKLLLPGFFNAHTHSSEMWQRGIIPPVPLELWIAELYEFSPLNPEQIYLSALGTAVETLLSGGTSVVDHLVLIPGQELETVAAAVRAYQEIGIRAFVAPLIQDEALSAGVPSGGAAIDHDPYLRSTTATLNLVEEMVQQFHRPAEGINILVAPTGIQLCSDALFKGCIDLSDRYNLCRHAHLLETKAQKLLAQEKYGCSAVEHLQQIGYLSDRTSLAHCVWLDDADIEILAETRSTVVHNPLSNLRLGSGIAPLLKYRQAGVNVTFGCDGAASNDSQDLLEAIKIGSLLHNVTDLDYQHWTTPRQAVEMASLGGAKGLNVSEELGSLTVGKQADLVMYDLTSLSLLPRTDPIGLLILGRPTNAVDSVWVRGDRIVAAGQVNTIDVNNLRQQLFQHSEWVTQRRSQELRQVEARYRSVMGLPESSSGYS, from the coding sequence GTGAGCTTTACAATTCAGAATGTTTTAATCCCAGTTGACCAAGCTTACGAGACGGTTGATGTCCAAATTAACGCAGGACAAATTGCAGCGGTCGGTTCTCAGCTAGAAGTGGTTGGGACAGCAGTAGACGGTCAGAATAAGCTGCTGTTACCAGGTTTTTTCAATGCTCATACCCACTCCTCGGAAATGTGGCAGCGCGGCATCATTCCGCCCGTTCCCTTAGAGCTGTGGATTGCTGAACTGTACGAGTTTTCGCCGCTCAACCCGGAGCAAATTTATCTCAGTGCGTTGGGCACTGCGGTAGAAACCCTACTTTCTGGCGGTACTAGTGTGGTTGACCACCTAGTTTTAATTCCGGGCCAAGAACTAGAAACCGTAGCTGCGGCGGTGCGAGCCTATCAAGAGATTGGCATTCGCGCCTTTGTCGCGCCTCTGATTCAAGATGAAGCTCTCAGCGCTGGGGTGCCTTCTGGTGGTGCAGCCATCGACCATGACCCTTACCTGCGCTCAACCACAGCTACTCTGAACCTAGTTGAGGAGATGGTGCAGCAATTTCACCGTCCTGCTGAAGGGATCAATATTTTGGTGGCACCAACCGGAATCCAGCTTTGTTCGGATGCCTTGTTTAAGGGCTGTATTGACCTGAGCGATCGCTATAACCTCTGCCGCCATGCTCACCTACTCGAAACCAAAGCCCAAAAGCTATTAGCCCAAGAAAAATACGGCTGTAGTGCGGTCGAACATTTGCAGCAGATTGGTTATCTCAGCGATCGCACTTCTCTGGCCCACTGTGTCTGGCTAGACGATGCCGATATTGAAATTCTGGCTGAGACGCGATCGACTGTGGTGCACAACCCTTTGAGCAACTTACGTTTAGGTAGCGGCATTGCGCCCCTGCTGAAATACCGTCAGGCTGGGGTCAACGTCACGTTTGGTTGCGACGGTGCAGCCAGCAACGACTCGCAAGATTTGTTAGAAGCAATCAAAATTGGTTCACTTCTACACAACGTCACCGATCTGGACTACCAACACTGGACTACCCCTCGTCAAGCAGTGGAAATGGCTTCCCTGGGAGGTGCCAAAGGCTTGAATGTCAGCGAGGAACTGGGTTCTCTGACTGTTGGCAAACAAGCAGACTTAGTGATGTATGACCTCACCAGTTTGTCTTTACTACCCCGCACTGATCCCATCGGTTTATTGATTTTGGGACGACCCACCAATGCAGTGGATAGCGTTTGGGTGAGAGGCGATCGCATTGTGGCAGCCGGCCAAGTCAACACCATTGATGTGAACAATCTACGGCAGCAGTTGTTCCAGCATAGCGAATGGGTTACTCAACGGCGATCGCAGGAATTGCGGCAGGTTGAAGCTCGTTATCGCTCTGTCATGGGATTACCAGAATCGTCTTCAGGCTACTCATAA
- a CDS encoding DUF952 domain-containing protein, protein MPFIFHITSAPQWEQDQLAGIYQGDTLASEGFIHCSTLQQVEGVANRYFTGQTDLLLLCINSDQVQAEIKYKALVGDEEYPHIYGPLNLDAVTEVAPWAPQPDGTFALPAAIANS, encoded by the coding sequence ATGCCATTCATTTTCCACATCACCTCAGCGCCCCAGTGGGAGCAAGACCAACTGGCGGGAATTTACCAAGGCGACACCTTAGCATCAGAAGGATTTATCCACTGCTCTACACTTCAGCAGGTTGAGGGAGTGGCGAATCGTTACTTTACAGGACAAACTGATTTACTACTGCTCTGCATTAATTCTGATCAAGTTCAAGCCGAAATTAAATACAAAGCGCTGGTCGGCGATGAAGAATACCCTCACATTTACGGCCCTCTCAATTTAGATGCCGTCACTGAAGTTGCTCCCTGGGCACCTCAACCAGATGGCACCTTTGCGCTACCCGCCGCGATCGCCAACTCATAG
- a CDS encoding MBL fold metallo-hydrolase encodes MKIHHLNCATQCILGGRLVGGKGGLFHRVPIVSHCLLIETEAGLVLVDTGLGLQDIAQPQQRLSSGFLFLACPQLIPEETAVHQVEQLGFSRHDVRHIILTHLDLDHAGGIADFPQAKVHLLDAEYCAATQPKTRRDRYRYRPLQWQHEPDWVRYQIQGDRWFGFECIQQLTGLPPEILLVPLLGHTHGHTGVAIQTPTGWLLHAGDAYYFHQEMHPTHPHCPFGLAVVQRVGAVDNPTRLHNQERLRQLKQQQAGTVEIICAHDPMELRGRRKDER; translated from the coding sequence ATGAAAATCCATCACCTCAACTGTGCCACGCAGTGCATCCTAGGTGGAAGATTAGTCGGTGGCAAAGGCGGTTTATTCCACCGAGTTCCTATTGTGAGCCACTGCCTCTTGATTGAAACCGAAGCTGGCTTAGTTTTAGTCGATACTGGCTTGGGCTTACAAGACATTGCCCAACCTCAACAGCGACTGAGCAGTGGTTTCCTTTTTCTAGCGTGCCCACAGCTCATCCCAGAAGAAACAGCAGTCCATCAAGTAGAGCAACTAGGTTTCTCCCGCCATGACGTGCGGCATATTATCCTCACCCATTTAGACCTCGACCATGCAGGTGGCATCGCAGACTTTCCTCAAGCCAAAGTGCATTTATTGGATGCCGAATATTGCGCCGCCACCCAACCCAAAACCAGACGCGATCGCTATCGTTACCGCCCCTTGCAATGGCAACATGAGCCAGACTGGGTGCGTTATCAAATCCAAGGCGATCGCTGGTTCGGCTTCGAGTGCATCCAACAACTCACCGGATTACCCCCAGAAATTCTCCTTGTGCCTCTCCTCGGCCACACCCACGGCCATACAGGAGTAGCCATCCAAACCCCCACAGGTTGGCTATTACATGCAGGCGACGCTTACTACTTCCACCAAGAAATGCACCCCACCCATCCTCATTGCCCATTCGGCCTAGCCGTAGTGCAGCGAGTCGGTGCAGTCGATAACCCAACCCGCCTCCACAACCAAGAGCGCCTACGACAACTGAAACAGCAACAAGCAGGAACAGTAGAAATTATTTGTGCTCACGATCCAATGGAGTTGAGGGGAAGGAGGAAAGATGAGCGATGA
- the tatC gene encoding twin-arginine translocase subunit TatC: MTAPSELETASEQRLDLNSDPAASQDLSVAPKTPISEDETEYFDELPDEVEMSLFDHLEELRQRIFYSLIAAVIGIIGCFVFVKPIVQLLEVPAQGVKFLQLAPGEYFFVSIKVAGYSGLLVASPFILYQIIQFVLPGLTRRERRFIGPIVLGSSVLFAAGLAFAYVALIPAALNFFITYGEDVVEQLWSIDRYFEFVLLLLFSTGLAFQIPVIQLLLGLIGIVSSAQMLSGWRYVILGAAILGAVLTPSTDPLTQSLLGGAVVGLYFGGIGCVKLLGR, translated from the coding sequence ATGACGGCTCCCTCAGAACTAGAGACTGCATCCGAGCAGCGTTTGGACCTTAATTCAGACCCCGCAGCCTCACAGGATCTGAGCGTTGCACCCAAAACTCCTATTAGTGAAGACGAAACCGAATATTTCGACGAGTTACCCGATGAAGTCGAAATGTCCTTGTTCGATCATTTAGAAGAGTTGCGGCAACGGATCTTTTACTCCTTAATTGCAGCAGTTATCGGGATTATTGGTTGCTTCGTCTTCGTTAAACCCATCGTCCAGCTACTAGAAGTCCCCGCCCAAGGCGTTAAATTTTTGCAACTGGCCCCAGGTGAATACTTTTTTGTCTCCATCAAAGTCGCGGGTTATAGCGGGCTACTGGTTGCGAGTCCCTTCATCCTCTACCAAATCATCCAGTTTGTTCTGCCCGGTCTAACGCGGCGTGAACGACGGTTCATTGGGCCAATCGTCTTGGGTTCCAGTGTCCTATTTGCTGCGGGTTTGGCTTTTGCGTATGTTGCTCTCATCCCTGCTGCTCTCAACTTCTTCATTACCTACGGCGAAGATGTAGTCGAGCAGCTTTGGTCCATCGATCGCTACTTCGAGTTTGTCCTGCTGCTTCTGTTTAGCACTGGCCTAGCCTTTCAGATTCCCGTAATTCAATTGCTGCTGGGTCTAATCGGCATCGTCTCCTCAGCTCAAATGCTCTCCGGTTGGCGATATGTCATTCTAGGCGCTGCCATTCTAGGTGCAGTGCTGACCCCCTCCACCGATCCTTTGACTCAAAGCCTCTTAGGAGGAGCAGTTGTGGGGCTTTACTTTGGTGGCATCGGTTGCGTAAAACTGCTTGGTCGTTAG
- the sbcC gene encoding exonuclease subunit SbcC, giving the protein MIPLQLSLKNFLSYREATLDFRGLHTACVCGPNGSGKSSLLEAIAWSLWGQSRASSEDDIIHLGAKEAQVDFTFQSHQQIYRVIRTRSRGQASSLEFQVAIAGLNAGSVTPTFRPLTERGMRATQQLILDHLKLDYETFVNSAYLRQGRADEFMLKRPSERKQILADLLKLDQYDELAEQSKDLSRQAKGQIDLLERSLESIQEQLQQREAIAQEQAVLETDLVAMQATQTANQEQLQQLQAMQHQRRTWEQQLTWQQQQQRSLNQDYRRLQQDLASAQHQEQELAALLGQEEAIAAGYAQFQSLQVQEEEQSAKFQAHQSAQTQRQRLQQQQAQQIGEIKDQLRHLEAQLEALRQQEQDVQHTLNKAAEVETAMERLQQARARLTELDQLQTQVAPLLQRQHQLQSQIERAQDRLTARLEELRTTVRQLQAQQARQPKLQQAALEVAEQIEHLEKRQVYQQRVREKGLERRSFLERLQVHQRDYEAQLAELENKVQLLQQPNAACPLCDRPLDKHHWQLVQQKNEAEHQEIIDQLWVVREQLAVSDREIHVLRQEYRDLDRELAGHKGLLERRGQLQEQLQVSLEMQEKLQQVLAEQEKLQQALSTGYYATELQEELTALEQSLQQLNYDDRNHALAKGEAERWRWAEIKQAEIKQAQRRQANLAARQPELEAQIAAIQQQLEQQQTDSPLQQSINALDQAIAEIDYNLDHHNALRTQVRQAQAWQFRYQSLCQAQQQYPQVQQRIAELSELLEVRSQHLQQATTQLEQLIQQLEQMADPAEQIRSLEQQIQQQQAQLNGQLARLGRLQQQQQHLETLQVQAEAQQQQLQTARRQYRVYHELSQAFGKNGIQALMIENVLPQLEAETNQILARLSANQLHVQFVTQRAGRGKGTKASSRLIDTLDILIADIRGTRPYETYSGGEAFRVNFAIRLALAKLLAQRSGTALQMLIVDEGFGTQDSEGCDRLIAAINAIASDFSCILTVTHMPHFKEAFQARIEVHKTESGSQLHLSL; this is encoded by the coding sequence ATGATTCCGCTACAACTTAGCCTCAAAAACTTTCTCAGTTACCGCGAAGCGACTCTGGATTTTCGGGGTCTGCATACGGCTTGTGTCTGCGGCCCGAATGGGTCGGGGAAATCGTCGCTATTGGAGGCAATCGCTTGGTCGCTGTGGGGGCAGAGTCGTGCTAGCTCGGAGGATGACATTATTCACTTGGGCGCGAAGGAAGCTCAGGTGGACTTTACGTTTCAGAGTCATCAGCAGATCTATCGGGTGATTCGGACGCGATCGCGGGGACAGGCGAGTTCTCTGGAGTTTCAGGTGGCGATCGCGGGGTTGAATGCTGGCAGTGTCACACCGACGTTTCGGCCTCTGACGGAGCGGGGGATGCGGGCGACGCAACAGTTGATTTTGGATCATCTGAAGCTGGACTATGAGACGTTTGTGAATTCGGCTTATTTACGTCAGGGTCGAGCTGATGAATTTATGCTGAAACGGCCCAGTGAACGCAAGCAGATTTTGGCGGACTTGCTGAAGCTGGATCAGTATGATGAGTTAGCGGAGCAATCAAAGGATTTATCGCGGCAGGCGAAAGGGCAAATTGACCTGCTAGAGCGCAGTTTGGAGTCCATTCAGGAGCAGTTGCAGCAACGAGAGGCGATCGCTCAGGAACAAGCGGTTCTGGAAACAGATTTAGTGGCGATGCAAGCGACACAAACGGCGAACCAGGAGCAGTTGCAGCAATTGCAGGCGATGCAACACCAGCGTCGCACGTGGGAGCAACAACTGACTTGGCAGCAGCAGCAACAGCGCAGCCTCAACCAGGATTATCGGCGGCTCCAACAAGACCTCGCCAGTGCTCAGCATCAGGAGCAGGAGTTGGCGGCGCTTCTAGGGCAAGAAGAGGCGATCGCAGCAGGTTACGCCCAATTCCAAAGTTTGCAGGTGCAAGAGGAGGAGCAATCGGCTAAGTTCCAAGCGCACCAGTCGGCTCAGACTCAACGGCAACGGTTGCAGCAACAGCAAGCGCAGCAGATTGGTGAAATTAAAGACCAATTGCGCCACCTGGAAGCTCAGCTAGAGGCGTTGCGGCAACAAGAGCAAGATGTGCAGCATACCTTGAATAAGGCGGCTGAGGTGGAAACTGCGATGGAGCGCTTACAGCAAGCTCGTGCTCGGTTGACAGAACTGGATCAGCTGCAAACTCAAGTGGCACCGCTACTTCAGCGCCAACACCAGCTACAAAGCCAAATTGAGCGGGCCCAAGATCGCCTCACCGCTCGCTTGGAAGAGTTGCGAACCACAGTGCGACAATTGCAAGCGCAGCAAGCTCGTCAACCCAAGTTACAACAGGCAGCGCTGGAAGTAGCAGAGCAGATTGAGCATCTGGAGAAACGGCAAGTTTACCAGCAACGGGTGCGGGAAAAGGGACTGGAACGGCGCAGTTTTTTGGAGCGGTTACAGGTGCATCAGCGCGACTACGAAGCGCAACTGGCAGAACTCGAAAACAAAGTTCAATTGTTGCAGCAACCTAATGCGGCTTGCCCTCTCTGCGATCGCCCTTTGGATAAGCATCACTGGCAGTTGGTGCAACAGAAAAACGAAGCAGAGCACCAGGAAATTATTGATCAGCTTTGGGTGGTGCGGGAGCAGCTCGCCGTCTCAGACCGTGAAATTCACGTGCTACGGCAAGAATATCGCGACTTAGACCGAGAATTAGCGGGGCACAAGGGTTTGCTAGAGCGGCGGGGCCAATTGCAAGAGCAATTGCAGGTCAGCTTAGAGATGCAGGAAAAGCTGCAACAGGTGCTCGCGGAGCAGGAAAAGCTGCAACAAGCCCTCAGCACAGGCTACTACGCCACGGAACTTCAGGAAGAATTAACGGCATTGGAGCAGAGCTTACAGCAGCTTAACTATGACGATCGCAACCATGCTTTAGCCAAGGGAGAGGCAGAACGCTGGCGTTGGGCGGAAATCAAACAAGCCGAGATTAAACAAGCCCAACGACGACAGGCTAACTTAGCGGCTCGCCAACCAGAGCTAGAAGCCCAAATTGCGGCCATACAACAGCAACTAGAGCAACAGCAAACCGACTCACCACTGCAACAGTCAATTAACGCGCTGGATCAAGCGATCGCGGAAATCGATTACAACTTGGATCATCACAACGCTTTGCGGACTCAGGTGCGCCAAGCTCAAGCGTGGCAGTTTCGCTATCAATCTCTGTGCCAAGCGCAGCAGCAGTATCCCCAAGTGCAACAACGCATTGCTGAATTGAGCGAATTGCTAGAAGTGCGATCGCAACATCTCCAGCAAGCCACTACTCAACTGGAGCAACTGATCCAGCAGCTAGAGCAAATGGCTGATCCAGCAGAGCAAATTCGTAGTTTGGAGCAACAGATTCAACAGCAGCAAGCCCAACTCAACGGTCAATTAGCTCGTTTGGGCCGCTTGCAACAACAACAGCAGCACTTAGAAACGCTGCAAGTTCAGGCAGAAGCGCAACAGCAGCAGCTTCAAACCGCGCGACGGCAATATCGGGTCTATCACGAGCTATCCCAAGCTTTTGGCAAGAACGGCATTCAGGCGTTGATGATTGAGAATGTTTTGCCCCAGTTGGAAGCAGAAACCAACCAAATTCTGGCTCGCCTCAGCGCCAATCAGTTACACGTGCAGTTTGTCACCCAGCGGGCAGGACGCGGTAAAGGCACGAAGGCTAGCTCTAGGCTGATCGATACCCTGGATATTTTGATTGCTGATATTCGAGGTACGCGTCCCTACGAAACTTATTCGGGGGGCGAAGCCTTCCGGGTTAACTTTGCGATTCGCCTCGCCCTCGCAAAACTGCTGGCGCAACGCTCTGGCACGGCTTTGCAGATGTTGATTGTGGATGAAGGCTTTGGTACTCAGGACAGTGAAGGTTGCGATCGCTTAATTGCCGCGATTAATGCGATCGCCTCTGACTTTTCTTGCATCTTGACCGTTACCCACATGCCCCACTTTAAGGAAGCCTTCCAAGCTCGAATTGAAGTCCACAAAACCGAGTCAGGCTCCCAACTCCACTTGTCGCTCTAA
- a CDS encoding CocE/NonD family hydrolase, producing the protein MFSVRPKETVSMLTRDRVRLDADVYRPDAVGEFPVLLMRQPYGRAIASTVVYAHPTWYAAHGYIVVIQDVRGRGTSEGEFDLFAHEIEDGFDAVNWAAELPASNGQVGMYGFSYQGMTQLYAAIARPPALKALCPSMVGYDLYSDWAYENGAFCLQANLGWAIQLAAETARLRGDEVAFQKLYAAARNLPLHDPIPARPHILKDLAPDSFYHDWLEHPTPDDYWAKVSPKNYMQNQNIDLPMLHIGGWFDPYLRGTLHLYQDLAARSQYPQYLVVGPWAHLPWGRKLGAIDYGLEANSPIDTLQIRWFDQFLKGIDTGLQDELPVRLFEMGSNEWSFFEQWPEGKPKAYFLASNGLASLDDQTGTLVETSPEAIAPDVFVHDPWRPVPALGGHASLPAGSCDRSALDCRTDIVTYTSALLTEDLQIVGEAIAEIHCTADQPSFDLCVVLSEIKPNGRIYNLTQGYIRVNQGQTTSPLTIPLQATCVQIAQGNALRLSISAACFPAYPVNPGTGAFPAKTRLIDSQIITVAIASGKLILPTTE; encoded by the coding sequence ATGTTTTCTGTGCGTCCTAAAGAAACCGTTTCAATGCTGACTCGCGATCGCGTCCGTTTAGATGCGGATGTGTATCGACCCGATGCGGTGGGTGAGTTTCCGGTTTTATTGATGCGGCAACCGTATGGGCGGGCGATCGCTTCGACGGTGGTGTATGCCCATCCCACTTGGTATGCGGCCCACGGGTACATCGTGGTGATTCAGGATGTGCGGGGACGTGGCACTTCTGAAGGCGAGTTTGATTTATTTGCCCACGAAATCGAGGATGGCTTTGACGCCGTCAATTGGGCGGCGGAATTGCCTGCCAGCAACGGCCAAGTCGGGATGTATGGCTTTTCCTATCAAGGGATGACCCAGCTGTATGCCGCGATCGCTCGTCCCCCTGCCCTGAAAGCGTTGTGCCCCAGCATGGTTGGCTACGACCTCTACAGCGATTGGGCCTATGAAAATGGGGCGTTTTGCTTGCAGGCCAATTTGGGCTGGGCAATTCAACTTGCTGCCGAAACTGCCCGATTGCGAGGAGATGAAGTAGCGTTCCAAAAGCTTTATGCGGCGGCTCGCAACTTGCCTTTGCATGATCCCATCCCTGCTCGCCCCCATATTCTGAAAGACTTAGCGCCCGATTCTTTCTACCACGATTGGTTAGAGCACCCCACACCAGACGATTATTGGGCCAAGGTGTCGCCGAAAAACTATATGCAAAATCAGAATATTGATTTGCCGATGTTGCATATCGGTGGCTGGTTTGACCCCTATCTGCGCGGAACCCTCCACCTCTATCAAGATTTAGCGGCTCGCAGTCAATATCCTCAGTATTTGGTCGTGGGGCCGTGGGCACATTTGCCTTGGGGCCGCAAGTTGGGCGCGATCGATTATGGCCTAGAAGCCAATAGCCCGATTGACACACTACAAATTCGCTGGTTCGACCAATTCCTCAAAGGCATCGATACAGGATTACAGGACGAACTACCCGTCCGCCTCTTTGAGATGGGCAGCAACGAATGGAGCTTTTTTGAGCAATGGCCTGAAGGCAAACCCAAAGCCTATTTTCTCGCTAGCAATGGTCTTGCCAGCCTAGATGACCAAACAGGAACTCTGGTAGAAACTTCTCCAGAAGCGATCGCCCCCGATGTCTTTGTGCATGATCCTTGGCGACCTGTCCCAGCATTAGGGGGTCATGCCTCGTTGCCTGCGGGTTCGTGCGATCGCTCTGCTCTTGATTGCCGTACCGATATCGTCACCTACACCTCTGCCCTTCTAACCGAAGATTTGCAGATTGTGGGTGAGGCGATCGCAGAAATCCATTGCACCGCTGACCAACCTAGTTTTGATCTGTGTGTCGTGCTCTCGGAAATCAAACCGAATGGCCGTATCTACAACCTGACTCAAGGCTACATCCGGGTAAATCAGGGCCAAACGACTTCCCCCCTCACAATTCCGCTGCAAGCGACTTGTGTGCAAATCGCTCAAGGCAATGCTCTCCGCCTCAGCATTAGTGCAGCTTGCTTCCCCGCCTATCCGGTCAATCCTGGTACAGGTGCCTTTCCTGCCAAAACCCGTTTGATTGATTCGCAAATTATTACAGTGGCGATCGCATCAGGCAAACTCATCCTCCCTACCACTGAATAA
- a CDS encoding cupin domain-containing protein, whose translation MNACVIPVAKTPNDYQAFRISPQDTNRLAIVFDPNIANASVTMCVEIFDIGGKTPPNRHQFAVEMFFILKGEGLAHCDGKVVAIRTGDSILVPPTGTHAIENIGMGRLYALCVMVPNEDFAELIRSGTSVELDEEDLAVLQRSDGWGAR comes from the coding sequence ATGAATGCTTGTGTGATTCCGGTTGCTAAAACTCCCAACGATTATCAAGCTTTTCGCATCAGCCCTCAAGATACCAATCGTTTGGCGATCGTATTTGATCCCAATATTGCCAACGCATCGGTCACTATGTGTGTCGAGATTTTTGATATTGGTGGCAAAACCCCACCTAACCGACATCAATTTGCCGTGGAAATGTTTTTTATCTTAAAAGGGGAAGGGCTGGCCCATTGTGATGGCAAAGTTGTAGCGATTCGGACGGGTGATAGTATTTTAGTCCCACCGACAGGCACCCACGCCATTGAAAATATAGGCATGGGTCGTCTGTACGCCCTCTGTGTCATGGTGCCCAACGAAGACTTTGCCGAACTGATCCGTAGCGGTACCTCGGTTGAATTGGACGAGGAGGATTTAGCCGTTTTGCAGCGATCGGATGGGTGGGGGGCACGTTAG
- a CDS encoding polysaccharide lyase — MNSKLSQLHKLEQLAQRLHRQLTFLCLSQRPITLGTVLAISVLSGCAILDPIQVDSSPVPTDIAQTRPEQVATNSSNLLWSSSFDEADWQQHWGTSKRKDWGLENVEIIPDPTGKFSKVLRVNYPARSASPTVARKYKAPLGGCQFLADLNLQPRDTLRLSYYVRFSENFDYIRGGKLPGLFGGDSNSGGDTPNGTDGFSTRFMWRKNGAGELYAYLPTSDEYGTSIGRGQWRFKPGVWYRLEQEVVLNQPGQQDGRVRVWLDGQQVLDQEGLTFRSTDKLKIDGIFFSTFFGGNDPSWATRKDVYVDFADFAVAAVN; from the coding sequence TTGAATTCAAAATTATCTCAGCTTCATAAATTAGAGCAGCTAGCTCAGCGACTACACCGACAATTGACATTTCTGTGCCTTTCCCAACGACCCATTACCCTCGGTACAGTCTTAGCCATTTCCGTACTGAGCGGTTGTGCCATCCTCGACCCCATCCAAGTAGACTCCTCACCCGTACCAACCGATATTGCTCAAACCAGACCAGAGCAGGTTGCCACAAACTCTAGCAATCTTCTTTGGTCTAGTAGCTTTGACGAAGCTGACTGGCAGCAGCATTGGGGCACCAGCAAGCGCAAAGATTGGGGACTTGAAAACGTCGAAATTATTCCAGACCCAACCGGAAAGTTTAGCAAAGTGCTGCGCGTGAACTATCCTGCTCGTTCTGCCAGCCCCACCGTCGCCCGCAAATACAAAGCTCCGTTGGGTGGTTGCCAGTTTCTCGCCGACCTCAACTTGCAACCTAGAGACACCTTGCGGCTCAGCTACTACGTCCGCTTCTCAGAAAATTTCGATTACATTCGGGGAGGCAAACTTCCCGGCTTATTTGGGGGTGACAGCAACAGCGGTGGCGATACTCCCAATGGTACTGATGGCTTTTCCACCCGCTTCATGTGGCGCAAAAACGGAGCGGGAGAACTGTACGCCTACCTCCCAACCAGCGACGAATATGGCACCTCCATCGGGCGCGGCCAATGGCGCTTTAAGCCAGGAGTTTGGTATCGCCTAGAGCAAGAAGTGGTGCTCAATCAACCTGGTCAACAAGATGGGCGAGTCCGGGTGTGGCTCGATGGTCAACAAGTGCTTGACCAGGAAGGGCTTACCTTCCGCTCCACCGACAAACTCAAAATTGACGGCATCTTCTTCTCCACCTTCTTCGGCGGCAACGATCCCTCCTGGGCTACCCGCAAAGACGTATACGTAGACTTCGCCGACTTTGCAGTCGCAGCCGTCAACTAA